In Bradyrhizobium sp. CCBAU 051011, the following are encoded in one genomic region:
- a CDS encoding apolipoprotein A1/A4/E family protein — MSNISTWPRIPPGILGGVVFFATTAVGCTFIVISKTRDLSPLLVTSIPVLIMIAYAALMAGARLLRLRDDQAGDNLYYMGFLFTLTSLAVSLYQFSADGSAETIVRNFGIAIASTIAGIALRIFFNQMRQDPVEVEATARLELANASRRVKRELEGTVLEFAYFRRMTQQSMADALDEMKTMLSEMRTTMAGELEQMTGKISRPLEETSRKSGDTVDALVDRISDALDDVSDRLVEQTENLSKGAAASVETIRKMVAKLEAMQTPEQIIEIKLAPTIQGLSRAVNSFKASAETHEKTVDKSLNRTLDVAAAMTRLVEELQASNLFRSHSDVQPGPWGPAPGEKRSD; from the coding sequence GTGTCGAACATTTCAACCTGGCCACGGATACCGCCCGGCATCCTCGGGGGCGTGGTCTTCTTCGCAACTACCGCCGTGGGCTGCACTTTCATCGTGATATCAAAGACCAGGGACTTGTCTCCCCTGCTCGTCACGTCAATTCCGGTCTTGATCATGATCGCATATGCCGCGCTGATGGCGGGCGCCCGGTTGCTCCGCCTCCGGGACGATCAGGCCGGTGACAACCTGTACTACATGGGCTTCCTATTCACGCTGACTAGCCTCGCCGTCTCGCTCTATCAGTTCTCGGCTGACGGGTCAGCGGAGACGATCGTTCGGAATTTCGGTATCGCCATCGCCTCGACCATCGCGGGGATCGCGCTGCGCATCTTCTTCAATCAGATGCGCCAAGACCCGGTAGAGGTCGAGGCGACAGCCCGACTCGAACTGGCGAACGCATCCAGACGGGTGAAGCGCGAACTTGAGGGAACCGTGCTTGAATTCGCGTATTTCCGCCGCATGACGCAGCAGTCGATGGCCGACGCGCTGGACGAAATGAAAACAATGTTATCCGAAATGCGCACGACCATGGCTGGCGAACTCGAGCAAATGACGGGCAAGATCAGCCGCCCCTTGGAAGAAACTTCGCGCAAGTCGGGTGACACGGTGGACGCTTTGGTGGACCGGATATCGGACGCCCTGGACGATGTCTCGGACCGGCTCGTGGAGCAGACGGAGAATCTCTCTAAGGGGGCCGCTGCGTCCGTCGAGACGATCCGGAAAATGGTCGCCAAGCTCGAGGCGATGCAGACGCCCGAACAGATAATTGAGATCAAGCTGGCGCCAACGATTCAGGGTCTGTCCCGCGCCGTGAATTCATTCAAGGCCAGCGCGGAGACCCACGAAAAGACCGTCGACAAGAGCCTTAATCGCACGCTAGACGTCGCGGCCGCGATGACGCGCCTTGTTGAGGAGCTCCAAGCTTCCAATCTGTTTCGTTCCCACAGTGACGTGCAGCCGGGACCATGGGGCCCGGCGCCTGGCGAAAAGAGATCCGACTAG
- a CDS encoding Rap1a/Tai family immunity protein, which translates to MTRMMVAAFAALAMATVAKAQFIDGADLLAKCKSGNRAFCLGYAAGIADALVTLREGGDVLPKGVCLPNNVVLSSVADVIARRLVERPEARHYTAGSTAMVALLDAFPCPATPKTKQ; encoded by the coding sequence ATGACCCGAATGATGGTCGCAGCCTTCGCCGCGCTTGCAATGGCGACCGTGGCGAAAGCTCAATTCATTGATGGAGCGGACCTTCTGGCAAAATGCAAAAGCGGAAATCGGGCGTTCTGCCTTGGGTACGCTGCAGGGATTGCCGATGCGCTCGTAACTCTCAGAGAGGGTGGTGATGTGCTTCCCAAAGGCGTGTGCCTTCCTAACAATGTAGTGCTTTCGTCGGTGGCCGATGTCATAGCCCGCCGTCTGGTTGAACGTCCCGAAGCGCGTCACTACACCGCCGGTTCAACGGCCATGGTCGCGCTGCTCGACGCTTTTCCGTGCCCAGCCACGCCCAAGACGAAGCAATAG
- a CDS encoding thermonuclease family protein, with protein MSNKVTKIDGRCRSCSYDLYYTRISMEVDVVRWLIAVLFLVLACSARASESRGIPQIVDADTVVLNGQKIRLQGIDAPETDQTCLDASGKPFRCGLHARDALAKRSEGTVWACQFSGVDRYGRMLATCSTDGEDVGKWLVEEGWALAFRRYSTLYVADEDVAREAQRGLWSSSFIAPWDWRSRSRNTIVLRATSISAAASRLLTGASAEVAPAPGCAIKGNLRSKSACIYHLPGGRFYDGLDMTDRAARRWFCSEVEAQTAGCRRSKL; from the coding sequence ATGAGCAACAAAGTCACAAAAATCGACGGCAGATGTCGCTCTTGTTCCTATGACTTGTATTATACACGCATTTCGATGGAGGTTGATGTAGTGCGTTGGCTGATTGCAGTACTATTTCTAGTTCTCGCTTGTTCCGCGCGGGCAAGCGAAAGTCGCGGCATTCCCCAAATCGTTGACGCCGACACGGTCGTCCTTAACGGCCAAAAAATCAGGCTGCAGGGCATCGATGCACCCGAAACTGACCAGACTTGCCTTGACGCGTCGGGAAAGCCCTTTCGGTGCGGCCTGCACGCGAGAGACGCCCTGGCAAAGCGTTCCGAGGGCACAGTCTGGGCGTGCCAGTTCTCCGGAGTCGACCGGTACGGTCGGATGCTCGCAACCTGTTCCACGGACGGAGAGGACGTCGGAAAATGGCTGGTTGAGGAGGGTTGGGCTCTGGCATTCCGGCGCTATTCGACTCTATATGTCGCCGACGAGGATGTCGCCCGGGAGGCCCAACGAGGGCTCTGGAGCAGTTCGTTCATCGCCCCTTGGGATTGGCGGAGCCGTTCCAGAAACACTATCGTCCTTAGAGCGACATCGATCTCAGCCGCAGCAAGCCGCCTTCTTACGGGAGCGAGTGCCGAGGTGGCGCCGGCACCAGGTTGCGCCATCAAAGGCAATTTGCGGAGCAAGTCCGCATGCATCTATCACCTGCCTGGTGGCCGCTTCTACGACGGTCTGGATATGACCGACCGTGCGGCGCGTCGCTGGTTCTGCAGCGAAGTCGAGGCTCAGACGGCTGGGTGCCGTCGCTCCAAACTCTGA
- a CDS encoding DUF429 domain-containing protein, producing the protein MNSSFVRLIHADWSTTAVKRWAAEARRTATDWTVDAPRPVGSVEGFLKDLLREPQSTLAGFDFPIGLPSVFGGRTEFGGFCQAIDAFGVGPWSRFYDVAERAQEISLHRPFYPRVASSSVRQIHLIEALAVQKIDALRRQCEKATPNRPAACPLFWTLGSNQVGKAAISGWLEIIQPARRAGALLWPFDGMLTELSEAGRLVICETYPAEAYGHVGVRFPPGGSKRRHEDRRKATEGLDQRCEMHGIQLTSAMHDALTAGFGPGKDGEDKFDAAIGLLGMIEVVEGRRRAAPAGTNGWEGWILGQAEATQ; encoded by the coding sequence ATGAACTCATCTTTTGTTCGCCTCATCCACGCTGATTGGAGCACGACCGCGGTCAAGCGATGGGCTGCCGAAGCTCGGAGGACCGCGACAGACTGGACCGTGGACGCACCGCGGCCCGTCGGTTCGGTCGAGGGCTTTCTAAAAGACCTGCTCCGTGAGCCGCAATCGACCCTTGCGGGCTTTGACTTTCCAATAGGATTACCGTCGGTTTTTGGCGGGAGGACTGAATTCGGCGGATTTTGCCAAGCCATTGATGCGTTCGGTGTGGGGCCGTGGTCACGCTTCTATGACGTGGCCGAGCGGGCGCAGGAGATATCGCTTCACCGCCCTTTCTATCCTCGTGTGGCATCCTCATCGGTCCGTCAAATTCATCTGATCGAGGCCCTTGCGGTTCAGAAAATTGATGCGCTCAGGCGACAGTGCGAGAAAGCAACCCCTAATCGTCCCGCTGCATGTCCACTGTTCTGGACCCTCGGTTCTAATCAGGTTGGTAAAGCCGCGATTTCCGGCTGGCTAGAGATCATCCAGCCAGCCCGACGAGCGGGTGCGCTTCTCTGGCCGTTTGACGGCATGCTGACTGAGCTGAGCGAGGCAGGTAGGCTCGTCATCTGCGAAACCTACCCGGCCGAGGCGTATGGGCACGTGGGCGTCCGTTTTCCTCCTGGCGGCAGCAAGCGGCGTCACGAAGATCGTCGGAAGGCGACGGAAGGGCTCGACCAAAGATGCGAGATGCACGGCATCCAGCTCACAAGCGCGATGCACGACGCGCTCACCGCCGGGTTTGGACCTGGCAAAGACGGTGAGGACAAGTTCGATGCGGCAATCGGCCTGCTTGGTATGATCGAAGTTGTCGAAGGTCGACGGCGCGCGGCTCCCGCCGGGACCAATGGCTGGGAGGGTTGGATTTTGGGGCAAGCCGAAGCCACCCAATGA
- a CDS encoding YqjD family protein: MSDAATKNLTDKATYERLEKDVVAVKNDIAALTEQITDALNSFAGTATKQARRGYKQARANAEQAVEDMSERGSAMMDAAHDAASSIEETLEDAITQRPLATVALALGIGFLIGVTWRR, translated from the coding sequence ATGTCTGACGCCGCCACGAAAAATCTCACGGACAAAGCAACCTATGAACGCCTGGAAAAGGATGTAGTCGCCGTGAAAAACGATATCGCAGCCCTGACCGAGCAGATCACCGACGCGCTGAACAGTTTTGCCGGCACCGCCACCAAGCAGGCCCGGCGCGGCTACAAGCAGGCGCGCGCCAATGCGGAGCAGGCGGTCGAGGACATGTCGGAGCGCGGCAGCGCGATGATGGATGCCGCCCATGACGCGGCGTCCTCGATCGAGGAGACGCTGGAGGACGCCATCACGCAGCGGCCGCTGGCGACCGTCGCCTTGGCGCTGGGTATCGGCTTTCTGATCGGCGTGACCTGGCGAAGGTGA
- a CDS encoding DUF3987 domain-containing protein — translation MKTQQDNLSTALALASAGIKIFPAGADKRPLLKGWQEAATCDADQINTWWDRSAALPAIPCGQNGLLVVDCDRHGGPDGVEAFKKLAVANGGLPRGLPVVLTPSGGAHLYFKQPNGEALGNGRGTLPQAIDCRGNGGFVIAPGARLPDGRGWKAVEGRVPINKAPPLPRWIEAILRPPQREEAREPNNNETSDERGRAYAVAALKGVETELAAAPAGERNERLYKTAFRLATMAARGWLMESEILEALVRAAEANHYLREHGHRATMKTIESGLRDGLDVPHDDLEDRDDGAAHASSGNGAGQQQQQHEQPRQERKQRQRETGDWNDPDMSILDDRRGELPDLPIDVFPRSMHRWMREAASGAGVTVGHIALPLIGIASGLIGVARRVQATRSWQQPMTCWTCLVGLSGSGKTPSLDVVKRSLSVVERSRQQDNAARQLAHETRIERAKAALKKWKDDVAAAVDAGQPPPVKPAEAADVRPFVVPRLFVSDCTIERLAPLLEARPRGVTYVADELARLFMNLERYSGGSDRAFWLEAWDGNSFVVERLGRPPVMLPHLLVGVVGGFQPDLLARSFAGDSDGIYSRFLYAWPPEAPFREPADDADETDPEIVNAFGRLASLQAGDDDAFAPRSVPLTADARREFAAFAEFAHKERQFLDGREREYWSKSSGHVLRLSGTLCFLEWAWSGGAEPVAIEARHVGRAVHLWKGYLWPHGRAALRLVGLSDKHSHSRAVLRWLHASNKTTVSREEVRREALSRRLDAGEVQALLDLLVRAGWLREVTLKVSGPGRPPRRWEVNPRLFEVPL, via the coding sequence ATGAAGACGCAGCAGGACAACCTGAGCACCGCACTGGCGCTTGCCTCGGCCGGCATCAAGATCTTTCCCGCCGGCGCCGACAAGCGTCCGCTGCTCAAGGGATGGCAGGAAGCAGCAACCTGCGATGCCGACCAGATCAACACATGGTGGGATCGCTCGGCTGCACTTCCCGCGATCCCATGCGGACAAAACGGCCTGCTCGTGGTCGACTGCGACAGGCACGGCGGACCCGACGGTGTCGAGGCTTTCAAGAAATTGGCTGTTGCCAATGGTGGCCTACCACGCGGCCTGCCGGTAGTGCTGACGCCGAGCGGCGGCGCGCATCTGTATTTCAAGCAGCCCAATGGCGAGGCGCTCGGCAATGGCCGCGGGACGCTGCCGCAAGCCATCGATTGCCGCGGCAACGGTGGCTTTGTGATCGCACCTGGTGCGCGCCTGCCGGACGGACGCGGCTGGAAAGCGGTAGAAGGACGCGTGCCGATCAACAAGGCGCCGCCGCTGCCGCGCTGGATCGAGGCTATCCTGCGCCCGCCGCAGCGCGAGGAAGCTCGCGAGCCGAACAACAACGAGACGAGCGACGAGCGCGGCCGCGCCTATGCGGTGGCGGCGCTCAAGGGAGTTGAGACCGAGCTTGCCGCGGCGCCGGCTGGCGAGCGCAACGAACGCCTTTACAAAACTGCGTTCCGGCTTGCAACCATGGCGGCGCGCGGCTGGCTGATGGAGAGCGAAATCCTCGAGGCGCTGGTGCGGGCTGCCGAAGCCAACCATTACCTGCGCGAGCACGGCCACCGCGCAACGATGAAGACGATCGAGAGCGGGCTACGCGACGGCCTCGATGTGCCGCATGACGATCTCGAGGACCGCGACGACGGTGCCGCACATGCAAGCAGCGGCAATGGCGCGGGCCAGCAGCAGCAACAACACGAGCAACCCAGGCAGGAGCGCAAACAGCGGCAGCGCGAGACCGGCGATTGGAATGATCCGGATATGTCGATCCTGGACGACCGCCGCGGTGAGTTGCCCGACCTGCCGATCGACGTGTTCCCGCGGAGCATGCACCGCTGGATGCGCGAGGCGGCGAGCGGCGCCGGCGTCACTGTCGGTCACATCGCGCTGCCGCTGATCGGCATAGCCTCGGGCCTGATCGGCGTGGCGCGCCGGGTGCAGGCGACCCGTTCGTGGCAGCAGCCGATGACGTGCTGGACCTGCCTGGTCGGGCTGTCGGGCTCAGGCAAGACGCCGTCGCTCGACGTGGTCAAGCGCTCGCTGTCGGTGGTGGAGCGCAGCCGGCAACAGGACAACGCCGCGCGCCAACTGGCCCACGAGACGCGGATCGAACGCGCCAAGGCGGCGCTCAAGAAATGGAAGGACGACGTTGCCGCCGCGGTCGACGCCGGCCAGCCGCCGCCGGTCAAGCCGGCCGAGGCGGCGGACGTGCGCCCGTTCGTGGTGCCGCGGCTTTTCGTCAGCGACTGCACGATCGAGCGGCTGGCGCCGCTGCTAGAGGCGCGGCCGCGCGGCGTTACCTATGTCGCCGACGAGCTCGCCAGGCTGTTCATGAATTTGGAGCGTTACAGCGGCGGCTCGGATCGGGCATTCTGGCTCGAAGCGTGGGACGGCAACAGCTTCGTCGTGGAACGCCTGGGCCGGCCGCCGGTGATGCTGCCGCACCTTCTAGTCGGCGTCGTTGGTGGATTCCAGCCGGACTTGCTGGCGCGCAGCTTTGCCGGCGACAGCGACGGCATCTATTCCCGGTTTTTGTATGCGTGGCCGCCCGAGGCGCCGTTCCGTGAACCGGCCGACGATGCGGACGAAACTGATCCCGAGATCGTCAACGCCTTTGGCCGGCTGGCGAGTCTGCAAGCCGGCGACGACGACGCGTTCGCACCGCGCAGCGTTCCACTGACGGCTGATGCCAGGAGGGAATTTGCGGCCTTTGCGGAATTTGCGCACAAGGAAAGACAATTTCTGGATGGGCGCGAGCGCGAATACTGGTCGAAGAGCTCGGGGCATGTCCTGCGGCTGTCAGGCACGCTGTGTTTCCTAGAATGGGCCTGGAGCGGTGGCGCCGAACCGGTAGCGATCGAGGCGCGCCATGTTGGGCGCGCGGTGCATCTGTGGAAGGGCTACCTGTGGCCGCACGGGCGGGCCGCGCTGCGCCTGGTAGGGCTTAGCGACAAGCACAGCCATTCCCGCGCGGTGCTGCGCTGGCTGCATGCCAGCAACAAGACGACGGTGTCACGCGAGGAGGTACGCCGCGAGGCGCTGTCACGGCGGCTCGACGCCGGCGAGGTGCAGGCACTCCTTGACTTGCTGGTGCGCGCCGGCTGGCTGCGCGAGGTCACCTTGAAGGTGTCGGGACCTGGACGACCACCGCGAAGGTGGGAGGTCAACCCGCGTCTCTTTGAAGTCCCTCTTTAA
- a CDS encoding site-specific integrase, with the protein MARKVRHSALESRSARLKLQVRRRPYSGPSLARGVALLYRRNKTNGTWVLKASNGHGAYWTKGFALADDFEDADGKNVLTFYQAQDAAKKLARGEDGNADTAPITVDGALKDYRRDLEARSANPYNAEHPRLHLTSVLLSKPVALLTATELKKWRDSLLGSMAPSTINRLGRCLCAALELARQHDERIQNRQAWETGLAGLPDAQQSRNVVLPDDKVREFVATAYGLDDKFGLLSDTLAVTGARPSQVVRLRVEDLRDHPVRPKLMMPKSAKGGGRNRSRKKTERYSVPVSVQLATKLNAAAKGRADDAPLLLQSDGRSWDKNPGQNYHRQVDKVVTAIGLDPADVTMYALRHSSIVRMLLQNIPIRLVASLHNTSTTMIERTYSRFITEHSDDISRGALLQHEPPSGENVVALAG; encoded by the coding sequence ATGGCACGCAAGGTTCGTCACAGCGCACTGGAAAGCCGCAGCGCGAGACTGAAACTGCAGGTTCGCAGAAGGCCGTACAGCGGCCCGTCGCTGGCGCGCGGCGTGGCCCTGCTGTACCGGCGCAACAAGACGAACGGCACATGGGTGCTCAAGGCCAGCAACGGTCATGGCGCCTATTGGACAAAGGGCTTTGCGCTGGCCGACGACTTCGAGGATGCCGACGGCAAGAACGTGCTCACGTTCTATCAAGCGCAGGACGCAGCAAAGAAGCTGGCCCGAGGCGAGGACGGCAACGCCGACACGGCGCCGATCACTGTCGATGGCGCGCTCAAGGACTACAGGCGCGATCTGGAAGCGCGCAGCGCCAATCCCTACAACGCCGAGCATCCGCGCCTGCACCTTACCAGCGTGCTGTTGTCGAAGCCCGTGGCATTACTCACAGCCACCGAGCTCAAGAAATGGCGCGACAGCTTGCTCGGATCGATGGCGCCGTCAACGATCAACCGACTCGGCCGCTGTTTATGCGCCGCCTTGGAATTGGCGAGGCAGCACGACGAGCGCATCCAAAACCGACAAGCATGGGAAACTGGGCTTGCCGGGCTGCCGGACGCGCAGCAATCGCGCAATGTCGTCCTCCCGGATGACAAGGTGCGCGAGTTCGTTGCTACCGCGTACGGACTAGATGACAAGTTTGGTTTGCTGTCAGATACGCTGGCAGTCACAGGCGCGCGCCCGAGCCAGGTCGTGCGGCTGCGCGTCGAGGATCTGCGCGATCATCCGGTGCGGCCGAAGCTGATGATGCCGAAGTCGGCAAAAGGTGGCGGCCGAAACCGCAGCCGGAAAAAGACGGAACGCTATTCGGTGCCCGTCAGCGTCCAGTTGGCGACCAAGCTGAATGCAGCAGCCAAGGGTCGCGCCGACGATGCGCCGTTGCTGCTGCAAAGCGACGGCAGATCTTGGGACAAAAATCCGGGGCAAAATTATCATCGTCAAGTTGATAAGGTCGTCACCGCTATCGGGCTCGATCCTGCTGACGTGACGATGTACGCGCTCCGACATTCCAGCATCGTCCGCATGCTGCTGCAGAATATTCCGATCAGGCTCGTGGCGTCGTTGCATAACACATCGACCACGATGATCGAGCGGACGTATAGCCGGTTCATCACCGAGCACAGCGACGACATCTCTCGCGGGGCGCTATTGCAGCATGAACCGCCAAGCGGCGAGAACGTCGTGGCGTTGGCGGGGTGA
- a CDS encoding HNH endonuclease gives MPNHRFHGSAAWKKARRVARIEAKHTCARCHAFLPGKGELHVHHRKSIERAPALTLEPLNLMVLCSECHNKVEPRTASRKLSACDEQGWPLDPKHPWNVLGGMDNFS, from the coding sequence ATGCCCAACCACCGCTTCCATGGATCGGCGGCCTGGAAGAAGGCGCGCCGCGTTGCCAGGATCGAGGCGAAGCATACCTGCGCCAGGTGCCACGCCTTCCTGCCAGGCAAGGGAGAACTGCATGTGCACCATCGGAAGTCGATTGAGCGTGCGCCTGCGCTAACGCTCGAACCGCTTAACCTCATGGTCCTCTGTTCCGAATGCCACAACAAAGTGGAGCCGCGCACGGCGTCGCGCAAATTGTCAGCGTGTGACGAACAAGGCTGGCCACTAGATCCAAAACATCCTTGGAATGTGCTTGGGGGGATGGATAATTTTTCCTAG
- a CDS encoding DUF2695 domain-containing protein has product MKFEILTPKSARWKSFVVLLGNTLTDGLPEGTWRCGNDGSGGSRHRYAEAVMAELGGIDIDGTLAFFREHGGYCDCEILFNVDRPDLNGPLDSAGVTSAAA; this is encoded by the coding sequence ATGAAATTTGAAATTTTGACGCCAAAGAGCGCGCGTTGGAAATCGTTTGTCGTACTGCTTGGGAACACCCTGACGGATGGCTTGCCCGAAGGTACGTGGCGCTGTGGCAACGATGGCAGCGGCGGCTCAAGGCACCGCTATGCGGAAGCGGTGATGGCGGAGCTCGGCGGAATAGACATTGACGGCACGCTCGCGTTTTTCCGGGAGCATGGTGGCTACTGCGATTGCGAGATCCTGTTCAACGTGGATCGTCCAGATCTGAATGGTCCACTTGATAGCGCTGGCGTTACATCCGCCGCAGCCTGA
- a CDS encoding IS110 family transposase yields MAQNAHVVVGIDVAKDKVDACIRALGLRQTLPSTTQGHRKLVAWLRKHQANKAVMEASGGYERAWAKVLRDAGIEVRIVDPKRVRSFALSAGRLAKNDTIDAEMIAWFAETFSDAPGQKHDAAQEELQALVKARLSLIDFRMRLVSQSEHAAPGLVQKAHARILKNLACEIAKLEAAICAKIKSMPDFAERAEIIESVPGFAETSSANLLAGMPELGQVSNKIAAALIGVAPYDDDSGKRRGERHIKGGRRWVRNAIYMPCVGAATLNNPVLKAYYQRLIAKGKEPKIAIIAGMRKLIIILNTMIARRQKWDPSRYALS; encoded by the coding sequence ATGGCACAAAATGCTCATGTTGTCGTGGGTATCGATGTCGCCAAGGACAAGGTGGATGCGTGCATTCGTGCGTTGGGATTACGGCAAACCCTCCCGAGCACGACCCAGGGGCACCGTAAGCTGGTCGCCTGGCTTCGCAAGCACCAGGCGAACAAGGCGGTGATGGAGGCGAGTGGCGGCTATGAGCGTGCCTGGGCCAAGGTGCTGCGCGACGCCGGCATCGAAGTTCGGATCGTCGACCCCAAACGGGTCCGCAGCTTCGCGCTATCAGCCGGACGGCTGGCCAAGAACGATACGATCGATGCCGAGATGATTGCCTGGTTCGCCGAGACATTCAGCGATGCGCCGGGCCAGAAACACGATGCGGCACAAGAGGAGCTGCAGGCACTCGTAAAGGCGCGCTTAAGCCTGATTGATTTTAGGATGCGCTTGGTCAGCCAAAGCGAGCATGCCGCGCCGGGATTGGTGCAGAAGGCGCATGCCCGCATCTTGAAGAACCTGGCCTGCGAGATTGCCAAGCTCGAGGCCGCCATCTGCGCCAAAATCAAGTCCATGCCGGATTTTGCGGAACGCGCCGAGATCATCGAGAGTGTGCCGGGGTTCGCCGAGACGAGTTCGGCAAACCTCCTTGCAGGAATGCCGGAGCTTGGTCAGGTGAGCAACAAGATCGCCGCGGCCTTGATCGGGGTCGCCCCCTATGACGACGACAGCGGAAAGCGCCGCGGCGAGCGCCACATCAAGGGAGGCCGCCGCTGGGTCCGTAACGCCATCTACATGCCCTGTGTTGGCGCAGCCACGCTGAACAATCCCGTGCTGAAGGCCTACTATCAGCGCCTGATTGCCAAAGGAAAAGAGCCGAAGATTGCCATCATCGCCGGCATGCGCAAGCTGATCATCATCCTCAACACCATGATCGCACGACGGCAGAAATGGGATCCCAGCCGTTACGCGTTGAGCTGA
- a CDS encoding Rap1a/Tai family immunity protein, with the protein MVTVSCQFAKATSVGLRHSFGLDYVSSALDVFRLHSGANKDGAPIKPFFAFCAPRDLPYGVATEIFVRYLTSHPEARNHVGTWLVSAATAETFPCKAK; encoded by the coding sequence ATGGTCACGGTCTCATGCCAATTTGCCAAGGCTACGTCAGTAGGGCTGCGACATTCGTTTGGCCTTGATTACGTCAGCAGCGCTCTCGACGTGTTCAGACTGCACAGCGGCGCAAACAAGGATGGGGCGCCAATCAAGCCGTTCTTTGCTTTCTGCGCACCGCGCGACCTCCCGTATGGCGTCGCCACCGAAATATTTGTTCGTTACCTGACTAGCCATCCGGAGGCACGCAATCACGTCGGCACATGGCTGGTCTCTGCAGCAACGGCCGAAACCTTTCCCTGCAAAGCAAAATGA